The candidate division KSB1 bacterium region TCCAGGAGCTCCAGGTGGTGAGCGGGACGTTCAACGCCGAGTACGGCAAGGCCATGTCCGGCCTGGTGAACATCGTGACCAAGGATGGCGGGCGCGAGTATCACGGCGAGATCTCCGCCTACTTTGGAGACCGGATCAGCAGCCGCAAGGACATCTTCCCCAACATCGAGCGGGTGGAACCATTCAACGTCGTCAACGGGGAGATTACCCTCAGCGGTCCGGTCCCCTGGACCGGAAACAAGCTCACCTTCTTCACCAGTGGCCGATATCTGGACGACGGGGGCTATCTCTACGGCATCCGTGAGCACCGGCCGATAGACGTTCTCTTTCTCGACTCCCTGACCGTCCTGAATCTGGCGCAGAGCCCCTACGGCACGCGCCTGAACTTTCTGGAGCCGTACACTGATGCCAACGGGAACGGGCGTTTTGACCTTGGCGAGCCATTTCTGGATCTCAATCGCGACGGCCGGCGCAACAACGGCTTTTCCGGAGACAGCGCCTACGTCTCCATGAACCCTTCCCGCCGGGCGTTCTGGCACACCAAACTAACCTACGCCTATCGTCCCGGGACCAAGCTTCGCTACTCCCTCATGTACGAGCGGGTCTTTGACAAGGACTACAATCACTCCTTCAAGTACAATCCCGACGGAGTGCCGCCAAGCTGGTCCTGGTCCGCCCAGCACACCCTGGACCTCACGCACACCTTTTCCGCTGCCACCTATCTGACCCTGAAGCTCTCCCAATACAACTACGATTACAAGTCGTTCCTCTACGCCGATTGGCGTGATCCCCGCTATTTGCCGAACGAGCTTCTGAACACGCCGGGGTACGAGTTCGTCGCGGGGGGCCAGGCGAAGACGCACACGTACCGGACCTCGCAGACGCGGGTGGTTCGCCTTGATCTCACCAGTCAGTTGAACAAGACCCATCAGGCCAAGGCCGGCTTTGAAGCGCGTCTGCACCGGCTCACGTACCATACCTACTACGTCGACATTCGCTCTACCTACGACTACGTGCCCACCATCCACACGCCGGAGTCCAGCACCTCGAACAATCGCTACGTGCGTGAGCCATACGAGGGAGCTTTCTACGTGCAGGACAAGATCGAACTTCGCAACATGGTGGTGAACGTAGGCCTGCGGTTCGACTACTTCCACGCCAACTGGAAGATTCCGACCGATCCTCGGGACAAGAAGCTCATCGCGGGTAACCGGCTCTCCCTCCAGGACCTGCGGCTGACGCGGGTGAAGGCCAAGACGCAATGGAGCCCGCGACTGGGAATCGCTTATCCCATTACCGATCGCGGGGTCATTCACTTCAGCTACGGACATTTCTTCCAGATGCCGGGCTTTGCCTACCTCTACGCGAACCCTGAGTTTGAAGTGGTCAGCGGGCGTTTCCAGAGCATCCTGGGGAACGCGGATCTCAAGCCCGAGCGGACGGTCCAGTACGAGGTTGGACTGCAGCAGCAATTCGGTGAGGACATCGGAGCTGAGATCATCCTCTTCTACAAGGACATCAACGATCTGCTGGGCCTCGATTACGTGGAGCTCTATTCGCGCGGCGACTATTACATGCGCTACGCGAACGTGGACTATGGCCATGCGAAAGGTATCACCCTTTCCCTGGAGAAGAGGCGGACGGGGCTCGTTTCAGCCACCCTCGACTACACCTACTCCATCGCCGAGGGGAACTCCAGTGATCCCCTGAGCCGCTTCTACGATATGCAGACCGTACCGCCTCGGGAGAGCCCGCGTAGAGCCTTGCCCCTCGATTGGGACCAGCGCCACACCCTGAACGCCACCGTCTCGCTTTCGCGACCGGGACGCTGGGGAGTCAGCTTGCTGGCTCGCATCGGCTCGGGGCTCCCTTACACCCCCGAGTTCCAGGGAATGCGGCTGGACGTGATCAATTCAGGGCGTAAACCCCCTCGCTACAACTTCGATCTGAACGCCTTCCGCGAATTCACCCTCAGGGGAGCTGTGCGTCTAACCCTTTTCCTGAGGGTCTACAACGTCTTCGATCAGCTGAACGAGAATTACGTCTACGACGACACCGGAAGGGCTACCTACTCACTGATCCCCACCTACGTACCGGACCACGGGAACGAATACGGACGCCATCATCTTTCGGACTACCTGAACCGCCCGCACTGGTATTCGCAGCCGAGGCAGGTTTTCGCAGGGGTGGCGTTGTCGTTCTGAAGGGCAGGCGCGACTTCGCGTTCGCTCCTGGTTCAGGGGGAAGATTCTTGGCTCAAGACTCCGTGGGATCCTCTATGGAGAATCCGCGGGAAAGTGCACGGAGTAGCCCGATGATCATTGGGTCCGACAGACGCGACGGGTATTGCGTTCGGCTGCTGGCAGCCAGCGTGGCGACCGTTTTCCTTCTCCTGCGCCCAGGGGCTGGACATGGCCAGGCCCTGCCCTGGCCCGACAAGTCGGCCAGCCAGGCGGAGTGGGACGCCTATCACCGACAACTGGAGCTGACCCTGAAGAAATTCAAGAGCACGCCGGGCCGCCACGGCAATCACGAATGGCGCAAGCAGGGTCTGCACAACGGGAATCAAATCGTGACCCTGTTCTACAATTACGGGTCCATCGGCAAGCCGCGCACCGAGCCCTCCCTCCAATGGCCCAAAGGAAGCGGTCACGGCTACGGATTTGAGTTCGGCATTTTGGTTGCCGGCGAGGTGCGCGACATTCACGGCTTTCGGAGGCACATCGTTTCCGACGGGCTCGATGTGGGCGGTGACCGTGCTCCCAACGGCCTGCCCTGGGGCTGGGAGCCCCTGCCGGGGTTTGCCGACTCCGCGCAAGAATTCATCGCGATGAGCGACCGGCCCTCGACCTGGCCCCCCTTCTGGCCTAATAAGGGACCAGAATGGGCGGGCAAATGGATCGGGGAATACGGGTTGGGGGTGGTCACCGCGGACCAGGAAAGCTACTACGTCATGGATGATTACTGGAACGGGGAGTTCGCGTTTCTCCCGGACCCGGTGAACGATCCGGACCGAAGGGGGCTCGGCGTCCAGGTAGAGGTGCGCGGGTATCAGTGGACCCATACCTTGGCCCAGGATTGCATCTTCTGGATCTACGAGATGGAGAACGTTGGGGCTGACACCCTTCCGCGCATCTATCTGGGCATGTACGGAGATCCGCACGTAGGCGGCGCCGACGATTACAGCGACGACGACGGATACTACGATACCAAGCTCGACATGGTGTTTGCCTGGGACCATGACTTTCGCGGCGAACACACGGGCTGGCGTCCGGGCTATCTGGGCTACAAGTTCCTGGAGAGTCCCGGTGAACCTTACGACGGCAAGGACAATGACGAAGACGGAATCGTCGACGAAAGCATGCAGGATGACATCGACAACGACGGCGACTGGAATCCCCTGGTAGACGACGTGGGGGCTGATGGATTGGGTCCCGATGATCCCGACTACCCGGGACCCGATCGGGGGGAAGGGGACGGTGTGCCGAGCCATGGCGAACCGAACTTCGATGAGACCGACCTCGACGAGGCCGATCAGATCGGCCTTACCACCTTCTCCGTCTTCGAATATGGCTCTGTCTGGGCCTCCCAGGACGAAGACATCTGGCGGATGATGGCTTCCGGGATTGTCGACTCCCTGTTCGACCAGACGACCGACAACATTTTCATGTATGCCTCCGGCCCCATCAAGGTGGCCCCCCATGACCTGCGGCGATTCTCCATCGCCCTTCTCTTCGGCTACGACGAGGCGGACCTGTTCCGGACGGCGAAGATCGTGCAGAAGATCTACAACGCCGGTTACCGGTTCGCCAAGGCTCCTCTGAAACCCCATCTCACGGCTGTGCCGGGCGACCGTCGGGTGACCCTGTACTGGGACGACATCGCCGAATACTCCCGCGACCCGGTGCACGGCTATGACTTCGAAGGCTACGCCATCTACCGGGGGACGGACGTCGGTTTCAACGACGCTCTGGTGATTACCGATGCCCAGGGCAATCCCAAGCTGTGGAAGCCCATCGCCCAGTTTGACCTAAAGGACGGTATCCGCGGTCCGCACAAGGTGGAGCAGGTCAACGGCATCCACTACTACATGGGTGATGATACGGGCCTGCGCCATTCCTTCGTCGATACCAATGTGATCAACGGCCAGACCTACTACTACGCGGTCGTGGCCTACGACAAAGGCGATACGATCGAAATCCCACCCACCGAATGCTCAAAAGCTTTCATCGAGGATCCGCCCAACTCCGGCCACTACGTCCCGGACGTGAATACGGCGATCGTGACGCCGCAGGCCCCGAGCGCCGGATACGTGCCGGCGAGGCTGTTCGGCGGCGAACTCTCCCATCAGGGGCCCGGAACAGGGCGCGTGTTCGTGGAGATCCTCGATCCATCGAAGGTCCGCGACGGACACACGTACGAGCTTACCTTCGAGGGTACGCCACCCGGGACGGTGACCTACTCGCTCCGCGATGTGGATGAGGTCGTGGCGGAGACGCTATCCGTCAACACCCGGTACTATTACACGAGATGGGACAGCAGCACCCTTCCGCCCCGACCCATCGACTCTGTACTGGTGGCGCGCCTGAATCCCAGCAAGAAGAACCTGATTGCCAGCAGCGTGGTGGTAAAGGGTATCAGCGATGGGCGCACCTACCAGCGCGGCGTGGACTTCGAGCCTGACGAAGAGAAAGACTGGATCGTCTTGAACCCGAGTTCGATGCGGGTGGACCAGAAGTACAGCGTGGAGTACCGGCGTTACCTTTTCCGTCGCTCGCCTCACCTGGACGGGAGCGACCTCAACCCGTATGAGCACGGGCTAAAGGTGACCGTGTTGAACGATCCCCTGGAACCGGATCCGCAAAGAAGTCGCTGGCTCCGAGGGAATTGCAACTTCCGCTACGTCGTTCAGAGGTATCCAGGGGGCGGCGTTGCCTACCCGGCCGATTACGAGATCCACATCGTTGACCGGGTGGTAAAGTCGTACAACAATCGCCCCGCGCGCTTCGTGGTCCTCAACGTGACCCGCGGCGACACCGTCCAGTTCGTCTTCTTCGATACCGATGGGGACTCTACGATCAGTCCGCAGGACAAGATCGTGCCCCTGGAGAGGGGGATCCAGACAAAGCCGGTAGGCACGTGGCAGGTCTTCTTCTACCCACCGCCGGATTCCATTATCTACGACCCGCTGGGCAATCCGGTGGACACGGTTCAGGTCCCCCTGAAGAAGCCGAAGGTCGGCGATGTGTTCCTGATCGCTTCGAAGAAGCCGTTCAGCAGCCTTGATCGTTTCACCTTCCGCACGGAGGCGCCGCGGATCGATCGGCAGCGGGCCAAGAAGGAGCTGGACCGGATCGCCGTCGTGCCAAATCCCTATGTTGCCGCAGCGGAATGGGAACCGAGACCGGACGTGCGTTCCGGACGCGGCGAACGCAGAGTCTACTTCATCCACTTGCCTGCCCAGTGCACGATTCGGATCTATACCATGAGCGGGGAGCTGGTGAAAACCCTCCACCATTCCAGCCCGCTCGAAGACGGCTCGGAAGCGTGGAACCTGCTCTCCGAGAGCGGAATGGACATCGCCTACGGGGTCTACCTCTATCACGTGGAGGCCCCTGGAATTGGAGAGAAGATCGGGAAGTTCGCGATCATCAAGTGACGAGAGTGGTCTGGATGAAAGCGCCGAGTGGTTTCGTGGGCCGATTTGTCTTGGGATGGGGGCTGGTGTTGCTTTTGGTGCCGCGGGCCTTCGGGGTCAATAAGGTGGCCACCACCGCAGCGCAGTTCCTGAAGATCGGCGTCGGGGCCCGTGCCGTCGGGATGGGCGGGGCCTTTGTTGCGGTGGCCAACGACGCCACAGCCCTCTACTGGAATCCGGGAGGAATCGCTCGCCTTCCCCGCAATGAGCTGGTGGTGCTCCACACGTCCTGGCTGGCGGACGTCTCGTACGACTTCGCGGGTCTCACCCTGAATCTCGGCAATTTCGGTACCGTTGGTGCCAGCCTTGCCGCGCTCAACATGGGGGAGATGGAAGTGCGCACCGAGCAGAAGCCGGAGGGGACGGGTGAGCTGTTCGACGCGGGGGATTTCGTGGCCGCCCTGAGCTGGGGTCGGAGTCTGACCGATCGCTTCTCCATCGGCTTCAACTTCAAGTACATCCACCAGAGCATCTGGCGAATGAGCGCTTCTGGGTTTGCCTTCGATATCGGTACCCTCTTCACGACCCAGTTCCACGACATGAGAATCGGAATGTCGATTTCCAATTTCGGCACCGAGATGCAGATGCGGGGTCAGAATGCGCGCCGGTACTACGATATCAATCCGGAGGCCTACGGGAGCAATGACCGCATCCCCGTGTACCTTGAGACCGAACGATGGCCCCTGCCCCTCCTGTTCCGGGTTGGGATCGCCATGGACTTGGTTCGGGGCAGCAGCCATCGCCTGACGGCTGCCGTGGATGCCGTCCATCCGAACGACAACGTGGAGCACGTGAACCTGGGAGCCGAATACACCTGGCTCGACATGGTCAGCCTCCGCGTGGGCTTCAATTCCGTGTTCGACGCGCAGAGCGAGCAGGGACTGACAGCGGGAGGCGGCATCCGCTACCCCTTGAGCGGGCAAGCTGGTCTGCGGGTAGACTACGCCTACGCCGATTTCGGGAGATTTTCGGGCGTGCATCGTTTTTCGCTGGCACTGGAATTCTGATTGGAGGCCGTGCCGGTCCGTCGCGCCAGCCTGTACTGCTGCCACGGAAGACCCGCCCCATGCGACACATCCAGAGACAGCGGGCACGAAGGACCTTCCGTCGTTTTCCTGCGCCGCCGACATTCCCCTGCGTGGTGATCCGTCGGACGTCCGAGAGGGTCGGGCCGGTTGGCCTCCGAGACCGCGGCTGACCCAAGCGTGGGTGGGGAAGAAGCACCGGCCGGTTGGGAGAAGGTTCCGGGGGCAGAATCCGTCCAGAGCTTGGAGGCAAGGGGAGGGTTGCGTGATGAGGCGGATATTACTGACCATGATCCTCTTGGTCATCGCCGGGAGCGCAGGCGCCGGCACCACGGGGAAAATCTCCGGGCGGGTAACCGATGCCGAGACCGGGGAACCCCTGCCGGGAGTCAACATCATTGTCGAGGGCACGACGCTGGGTGCCGCCACGGATATCCATGGGGAATACGTGATCCTCAACGTGCCGCCTGGAACGTACTCCGTCGTTGCCTCTATGATCGGCTATCAGAAGGTGCGGCAGGTCCAGGTGCGTGTGCGCGTCGACCTGACCACGCGTCTGGACTTCCAGCTGCAGCAGACAGTAGTGGACCTCGGGCGCACCGTGGAGGTGGTGGCGGAGCGTCCCCTCGTGCAACCCGACATCACCTCAAGTCGCGCGATCCTGAGCAGCGAGCAGATCCAGGCGATGCCCGTGGAGAACTTCCAGCAGGTGATCTCCTTGCAGGCCGGTGTCGTCCAGGGCGCCGGCGGAGAGCTGCACATTCGCGGAGGACGGGCGGGCGAAATCGTGTACATGATTGATGGCATCAGTGTGACGGACCCGTACGGCTCTTCCATGGCGATCTCCGTCGAGAACAGCGCCATCCAGGAGATCGAGCTGGTGAGCGGAACGTTCAACGCCGAGTACGGGCAGGCGATGTCCGGCGTGGTGAACATCATCACCAAGGAGGGAACCGAGCATCTCACCGGAAGCTTGCGGGGCTACGTCGGGGACTGGGTGAGCACGCACGACGACATTTTCTACAACATCGGCAAGGTTACCCCGCAGGCGGTGAAGGATGTGCAGGCCAACCTAAGTGGGCCTCTTCCCGTGATCGGGAAAGGCTCGACGTTTTTCCTCGACGCCCGCTACCTGGACAGCGAAGGCTGGCTCTGGGGATTGCGCCGTTACACACCGCAAGACTCGAACGACTTCTCCAACCCGGACTCCACCCTCTGGCACATCGAGGAGACGGGGGATCGAAAACCGGTGCCGATGAACCCGTACCGGAAATTCAGCGGCATGATCAAGCTGGCGCACTCCTTCAGCCCCAATCTTAAGCTGACCCTGACGGGCATGATGGATGATCGGTGGTCCAAACCCTACTGGCACAAGTACAAGCTGAATCCCGATGGCGTGCCGAATTACTACGGACGGGGCTACACGGGCATCGTCACCTGGACCCACCAGCTGAGTCCTCGTACGTTCTACACGCTGAAGTACTCGTACTTTTACACCCGGAACCGTTCGTATGTGTACGAGAACCCCTATGACCCGCGCTACGTGAGTCCCAACCGTTTCAACGCTTGCTCCGGGTACCGCTTCTACGCGGGCGGCGTGTACATGGGGCACACGTACCGGAGCACCACAACGCACGGCCTGCGCTTCGACATCACCAGCCAGGTCACCAAGCATCATCAGCTCAAAGCCGGGGTCGAGTATCGCCGGAACCGGCTGTGGTACGAAAGCTTCACCATATTGGTCGACGAGCGCTCGAACTGGAAGCCGGTCGTTCCTTTCCCCTGGGTGCCCGGATTTGAGAGCTCGCCGAATTACGACGCCTACGTCCACCACCCTCGCGACATGGCGACCTACATCCAGGACAAGATCGAGTTGAAGGACTTCATCGTCAACGTCGGTTTGCGCTACGAGCGGTTCTGGCCGGACGGACGCTTCCCCAAGGACCCCCGCGACCCGGACGTGTACAATCCCATCCGTCCTTCCCACCAGTACAAGAACTGGGATCCGAGCTTGCCTCCCGATCAGCTGATCCCCTACACCCTGGCGGAGAGGAAGGCGTTCTGGTTCCGCTCCAGCCGGCCGAAGGACCAGATCAGCCCCCGCATCGGCGTAGCCTATCCCATCAGCGACCGCGGGGTAATCCACTTCTCCTACGGCCACTTCCTGGAGATCCCGGAGTACGCGTACCTGTACACGAACCCGGATTTCGAAGTAGGACTCGGGCTGAGCACCACGATGGGTAACCCGGATTTGGAGCCGCAGCGGACGGTGAGCTACGAGTTCGGACTCCAGCAGCAACTGGGAGAGGACATCGGCCTTGATGTGACGGCTTACTACAAGGACATCCGGAACTGGCTTGGCACGGAGATCCACGAGACCTACATCGCGGGGAACCGATACGCGCTATACGTCAATCGGGACTACGCCAATGTCCGGGGGATCGTGCTCTCCCTGGAGAAGAGGCATCGCAACTGGGTCTCGGCGAACATCGACTACACGTACGGCGTGGCCGAGGGAAGCGCCTCGGACCCCACGGCCGCCTTTTACGACGAAGCCAATGGCCTCGAACCGGAGAAGCAATTTGTGCCTCTCGATTGGGATCAGACCCACACCCTCAATGCCGTGGTGACCATCGGGCGCCTGCCGCATTGGAGCCTCAGCGTGGTGGCCAGCTACGGGAGCGGGCTGCCCTACACGCCGGAGTACCGCGGGTACCGATTGGCCTTTGAGAACAGCGAGCGCAAACCCGTCCGCTTCAACCTGGATCTGCGGATGCAGAGAACCTTTCGGGTCCGGGGTCTACGCTTTGCCGTGTTCGCCAATATCTACAACCTGCTCGATCGCCTGAACGAGGACTTTGTGTACACGGATACCGGGAGGGCGAGCTACAGTCTGATCCCACGCTACACCGGCAAGGTTTACGGCCCCAACACCCTTCAGGAGTACCTCGTGCGGCCCGACTTTTATTCCGAGCCGCGCCAGATCAAAGTTGGATTTGAGATCGGCTTCTGATGAAGTGGGAGGGCGAACGTGTGCGAGAAGGTATCGCTGTGAACACAGGAGGGTCAAGGGTGAAGCGGCGAGCGGCTATCCTGGCTTTTCTGGTGCTGGCGATCGCGGGCAGTGGGGAGGCGGGCGGGCCAGCTCTTAAGGGCTATCTGACTAAGGGAGCCGGGGATCCCGCTTTCAAGAAGAAGGGGATCCACGACGGAAACAAGATCTACACGATCTTCTACAACGACGGCGCCATCGGC contains the following coding sequences:
- a CDS encoding TonB-dependent receptor, which encodes MRRRGSLWATMGAAFTLTLGGHLWAGTSGKIAGIVRDAKSGEPLPGVNVVVEGTTMGAATGVDGSYFILNVPPGTYSVRAQMIGYRPVVATGVLVRVDLTTELNFQLEQTVIEVTEALVVEAQRPLVQKDITSGRAIVTAEQIKSLPVETFTDVLKTKAGIVEGAGGSLHIRGGRAGEVSYMIDGVPVDNPFWGGMALRVENSAIQELQVVSGTFNAEYGKAMSGLVNIVTKDGGREYHGEISAYFGDRISSRKDIFPNIERVEPFNVVNGEITLSGPVPWTGNKLTFFTSGRYLDDGGYLYGIREHRPIDVLFLDSLTVLNLAQSPYGTRLNFLEPYTDANGNGRFDLGEPFLDLNRDGRRNNGFSGDSAYVSMNPSRRAFWHTKLTYAYRPGTKLRYSLMYERVFDKDYNHSFKYNPDGVPPSWSWSAQHTLDLTHTFSAATYLTLKLSQYNYDYKSFLYADWRDPRYLPNELLNTPGYEFVAGGQAKTHTYRTSQTRVVRLDLTSQLNKTHQAKAGFEARLHRLTYHTYYVDIRSTYDYVPTIHTPESSTSNNRYVREPYEGAFYVQDKIELRNMVVNVGLRFDYFHANWKIPTDPRDKKLIAGNRLSLQDLRLTRVKAKTQWSPRLGIAYPITDRGVIHFSYGHFFQMPGFAYLYANPEFEVVSGRFQSILGNADLKPERTVQYEVGLQQQFGEDIGAEIILFYKDINDLLGLDYVELYSRGDYYMRYANVDYGHAKGITLSLEKRRTGLVSATLDYTYSIAEGNSSDPLSRFYDMQTVPPRESPRRALPLDWDQRHTLNATVSLSRPGRWGVSLLARIGSGLPYTPEFQGMRLDVINSGRKPPRYNFDLNAFREFTLRGAVRLTLFLRVYNVFDQLNENYVYDDTGRATYSLIPTYVPDHGNEYGRHHLSDYLNRPHWYSQPRQVFAGVALSF
- a CDS encoding PorV/PorQ family protein — its product is MKAPSGFVGRFVLGWGLVLLLVPRAFGVNKVATTAAQFLKIGVGARAVGMGGAFVAVANDATALYWNPGGIARLPRNELVVLHTSWLADVSYDFAGLTLNLGNFGTVGASLAALNMGEMEVRTEQKPEGTGELFDAGDFVAALSWGRSLTDRFSIGFNFKYIHQSIWRMSASGFAFDIGTLFTTQFHDMRIGMSISNFGTEMQMRGQNARRYYDINPEAYGSNDRIPVYLETERWPLPLLFRVGIAMDLVRGSSHRLTAAVDAVHPNDNVEHVNLGAEYTWLDMVSLRVGFNSVFDAQSEQGLTAGGGIRYPLSGQAGLRVDYAYADFGRFSGVHRFSLALEF
- a CDS encoding TonB-dependent receptor, yielding MRRILLTMILLVIAGSAGAGTTGKISGRVTDAETGEPLPGVNIIVEGTTLGAATDIHGEYVILNVPPGTYSVVASMIGYQKVRQVQVRVRVDLTTRLDFQLQQTVVDLGRTVEVVAERPLVQPDITSSRAILSSEQIQAMPVENFQQVISLQAGVVQGAGGELHIRGGRAGEIVYMIDGISVTDPYGSSMAISVENSAIQEIELVSGTFNAEYGQAMSGVVNIITKEGTEHLTGSLRGYVGDWVSTHDDIFYNIGKVTPQAVKDVQANLSGPLPVIGKGSTFFLDARYLDSEGWLWGLRRYTPQDSNDFSNPDSTLWHIEETGDRKPVPMNPYRKFSGMIKLAHSFSPNLKLTLTGMMDDRWSKPYWHKYKLNPDGVPNYYGRGYTGIVTWTHQLSPRTFYTLKYSYFYTRNRSYVYENPYDPRYVSPNRFNACSGYRFYAGGVYMGHTYRSTTTHGLRFDITSQVTKHHQLKAGVEYRRNRLWYESFTILVDERSNWKPVVPFPWVPGFESSPNYDAYVHHPRDMATYIQDKIELKDFIVNVGLRYERFWPDGRFPKDPRDPDVYNPIRPSHQYKNWDPSLPPDQLIPYTLAERKAFWFRSSRPKDQISPRIGVAYPISDRGVIHFSYGHFLEIPEYAYLYTNPDFEVGLGLSTTMGNPDLEPQRTVSYEFGLQQQLGEDIGLDVTAYYKDIRNWLGTEIHETYIAGNRYALYVNRDYANVRGIVLSLEKRHRNWVSANIDYTYGVAEGSASDPTAAFYDEANGLEPEKQFVPLDWDQTHTLNAVVTIGRLPHWSLSVVASYGSGLPYTPEYRGYRLAFENSERKPVRFNLDLRMQRTFRVRGLRFAVFANIYNLLDRLNEDFVYTDTGRASYSLIPRYTGKVYGPNTLQEYLVRPDFYSEPRQIKVGFEIGF